CTTCATCGGCGACGGATCCTCGACCACTTCGCGCACCTTGACGGCGGTCGAGCCGGCGGCGACCGGCACGGCCTCGAACACGACCTGCTTAGCGCGGTACGCCTCGCCGGTCGCGCTGGTGGCGCTGTCGGCGTTGGCGAGGTTGCTGGCGGTGGTGTTCAGGCGCTGCGACTGGGCGCTCATCGCCGAGCCGGCCACGTTGAATACGTTAAATAGCGACATGGATTATTGCCCCCCCTGGATGGCGGCAAGCAGGTTATGGATCTGGTGGTTGATCATCGTGATGCCGGCTTCGTAGCGCAGCGCGTTGTCGGCGAACTGGGTGCGTTCGGTATCCATGTCGACCGTGTTGCCGTCGACCGCGCCCTGGCTCACGTTGCGGTACAGGACCGGGGTGCCGTCCGTCAGGGTCTTGCCGTCCGCCGCCGCCGGACCGTTGGCGATATGGCCCTGGGCCGTGGTGGCGAGCTGGCCCGGCTGCTGCGCGGCCTTCGCCAGCGCACCCTGCAGCGCATTCGAGAAATCGATGTCGCGCGCCTTGTAGTTGGGCGTGTCGGCGTTCGCGATGTTCGAGGCGAGCAGCTCCTGGCGCTGCGAGCGAAGGCTCAGCGCGGTTTCGTTGAAACGCAGGTAATCGTCGAGTTTGCCGATCATGCCGCCTCCGGGACACATAACTTATTGGACAGGATCGATCATACGGGCCTGTCGAGTCTTCCAATCGGGCAATAAGGGGTCCCAAACCGGGGCTATTCCGAGTTTCAGTACGGAATCAAGAGACCTAAGATGGCAGGGTCGAATAGGATTTCTGCCCATGAAGCGCTTCATCTCCACCGTTTTCGCCTCTGTCCTGCTGGTTCCGCTGCTCGCCCAGGCCGCCGCTGTCGCACCGCAGTCTGCGTCTGTTGCGCCGGCGCGCCAGGATCCGAACGCGCTGCGCGCCGTGGCCGAGCAGTTCCTGCGCACCCAGGCCGCAGGCCTGCCGGGCGAGGTGTCGGTGAAGGTCGGCGCGGTCGATCCGCGCACCGCGCTGGCGCACTGCCCGGCGCCGGAAGCCTTCCAGCAGCCGGGCGCGCGGGCCTGGGGCAAGACCACGGTCGGCGTGCGCTGCACCGCTCCCTCGGCCTGGACGGTCTTCATCCAGGCCCAGGTGAACGTGAAGGCCGATTACGTGACGGCGGCGGTGCCGCTGGCCCAGGGCCAGCCGGTCGAGCAGGGCCAGCTGGTGTTGGTAAAAGGCGACATCGCGGCGATGCCGAACGGCATCATCACGGACATGGCGCAGGCGATCGGGCGCACCCCGACGGTCTCGCTGGCGGCCGGCACGCCGCTGCGCCTGGACCTGCTCCGCAGCAAGCCGGTGGTGCAGCAGAACCAGGCGGTGCGCCTGGTGTTGAACGGTAACGGTTTCAGCGTATCGGCCGAGGGCCGCGCGATCGGCACCGCCGGCGAAGGCCAGGTGGTGCAGGTGCGCACCCCGGCCGGCACGGTGGTCAGCGGCACGGCGAAGGCCGGCGGAATGGTCGAGGTGGCTTTTTAGCCCTCACATGCTAAAGTTTTCGGCAAGACCGCCGATAACCCTGGCAGATCCCGGGCTTTCTGTTCCGACCTGCAAAGGATGATGCTGTGAAAATCAACGATACCCTCAAGAACAACGCAGGCGTTCAGGCGAATACCACGCCGCCAACGACTGCAAGGACCGCCGACAACGCAGCGGCAGCCGCCGCCAGCGCGTCCACCCCTGCCGCCACCGACACCGTGCGCCTGTCCCAGCAAGGACAGGCCATGGCCGCTGGCAGTACGAATCAAGTGTTCGACAGCAAGAAAGTCGAGCGCATCAAGGCGGCCATCGCGGATGGCCAGTTCCAGGTAAATTCGGAGAAAGTGGCGGACGGCCTGCTGGAAACGGTACGCGACCTGCTGCATTCCCGCAAACGATAGATAACACATGGCCATTGCATCCCCAGGCGCAACGCTGCGCGACGAACAGCAACTGATCGGCTCCATCGTGGCGCTGATGAAAACGGAACAGCAGTTCCTGGTCAGTGCGGACGCCGATGGTCTCGCTACCCTCACCCCCCAGAAGCTGCAGCTGGCCCAGAAGGCGGCCGAGCTGTCGCGCCTGCGCCACCGCGCCCTCGCGGCCGCCGGCTTCCCCGCGCTTGAAACCGGGATGGAACCCTGGCTGGCGGTCAGCGGCAACGACGATCTCCGCAATCAGTGGAACCGCTTGCTGGAACTGACGCGCGAAGCCAAGGAGCTCAACCGCGTCAACGGCATGCTGGTCAACCGGCAGCTGGCCCACACCCAGAACGCGCTGAACGAACTGCGCCCCGCCACGGCCGGCGCCGGCGTGTATGGGCCGGGTGGGCAGGCGATGTCGAGCGGGCCGTCGCGCAGGTTCGTGGTCGGTTAA
This window of the Massilia sp. WG5 genome carries:
- the flgB gene encoding flagellar basal body rod protein FlgB codes for the protein MIGKLDDYLRFNETALSLRSQRQELLASNIANADTPNYKARDIDFSNALQGALAKAAQQPGQLATTAQGHIANGPAAADGKTLTDGTPVLYRNVSQGAVDGNTVDMDTERTQFADNALRYEAGITMINHQIHNLLAAIQGGQ
- the flgC gene encoding flagellar basal body rod protein FlgC, which translates into the protein MSLFNVFNVAGSAMSAQSQRLNTTASNLANADSATSATGEAYRAKQVVFEAVPVAAGSTAVKVREVVEDPSPMKQVYDPKNPLADDKGYVTMPNVNVVDEMVNMLSASRSYQTNVETMNAAKTMLLKTLTIGQ
- the flgA gene encoding flagellar basal body P-ring formation chaperone FlgA; its protein translation is MKRFISTVFASVLLVPLLAQAAAVAPQSASVAPARQDPNALRAVAEQFLRTQAAGLPGEVSVKVGAVDPRTALAHCPAPEAFQQPGARAWGKTTVGVRCTAPSAWTVFIQAQVNVKADYVTAAVPLAQGQPVEQGQLVLVKGDIAAMPNGIITDMAQAIGRTPTVSLAAGTPLRLDLLRSKPVVQQNQAVRLVLNGNGFSVSAEGRAIGTAGEGQVVQVRTPAGTVVSGTAKAGGMVEVAF
- the flgM gene encoding flagellar biosynthesis anti-sigma factor FlgM, yielding MKINDTLKNNAGVQANTTPPTTARTADNAAAAAASASTPAATDTVRLSQQGQAMAAGSTNQVFDSKKVERIKAAIADGQFQVNSEKVADGLLETVRDLLHSRKR
- a CDS encoding flagella synthesis protein FlgN → MAIASPGATLRDEQQLIGSIVALMKTEQQFLVSADADGLATLTPQKLQLAQKAAELSRLRHRALAAAGFPALETGMEPWLAVSGNDDLRNQWNRLLELTREAKELNRVNGMLVNRQLAHTQNALNELRPATAGAGVYGPGGQAMSSGPSRRFVVG